From a single Pseudalkalibacillus hwajinpoensis genomic region:
- a CDS encoding AMP-binding protein — MNIGSTMAMNARRHPDKEAIVYGNKRYTYREFNEKVNRLANGLKNLNVQKGDKVALVMKNSDDYAVCFYASAKIGAVLVPINFRLVSKEVRYILEQSDTKFVFCDDELAENVEKSRSGNTLIQEVICTSSSFFTYCTSFSLYSVESIYDYRILPWCDSYHPPGFSSNIHIGND; from the coding sequence ATGAATATTGGAAGCACAATGGCGATGAATGCGAGGAGACATCCGGATAAAGAAGCGATTGTTTATGGTAATAAGAGATACACGTACCGTGAGTTCAATGAAAAAGTAAATCGTCTGGCTAACGGATTAAAGAACCTGAATGTTCAAAAAGGCGATAAAGTTGCCTTGGTGATGAAGAACTCCGATGATTATGCTGTTTGTTTTTATGCTTCAGCAAAGATCGGAGCTGTGCTCGTTCCAATTAATTTCAGACTGGTCAGCAAGGAAGTGAGGTACATTCTTGAGCAGTCGGACACAAAGTTTGTTTTCTGTGACGATGAATTAGCTGAAAACGTGGAGAAAAGTCGTAGTGGCAATACTCTAATTCAAGAAGTCATTTGCACATCAAGTTCGTTCTTTACATATTGCACCTCTTTTTCACTCTACTCAGTTGAATCTATTTATGATTACAGGATTCTTCCTTGGTGCGACTCATATCATCCACCGGGATTTTCATCCAATATCCACATTGGAAACGATTGA
- a CDS encoding MaoC/PaaZ C-terminal domain-containing protein gives MMYFSTFHEGQSFTTDSITVSKEDIYDFATGYDPQYFHVNEQEAIKGPYQGIIASGFHTISVVWAKFIGMDVLGTDCLGGVGAESIIWKEPVRPEDVLTGHFTVESKQALSNGRGLLTIMISILNGAEHEVCNATVKVM, from the coding sequence ATGATGTATTTCTCTACATTTCATGAAGGGCAGTCATTTACGACTGATTCAATAACGGTTAGCAAAGAAGACATTTACGACTTTGCTACGGGCTATGATCCACAATATTTTCATGTGAATGAACAGGAAGCGATTAAAGGACCATATCAGGGAATCATCGCGTCAGGATTTCATACTATTTCAGTTGTGTGGGCGAAGTTTATCGGAATGGATGTGCTTGGAACAGATTGTTTAGGCGGCGTTGGAGCAGAGAGCATTATTTGGAAAGAACCAGTCAGGCCTGAAGATGTTTTGACCGGTCACTTTACTGTAGAGAGCAAACAGGCTCTTTCAAACGGTAGGGGGCTGTTAACCATTATGATCTCTATACTGAATGGCGCAGAACACGAAGTTTGTAATGCTACGGTTAAAGTTATGTGA
- a CDS encoding CBS domain-containing protein, whose amino-acid sequence MILRDIMTPISETLRIGDTLERAVILMKQFKFNVVPVVTNQGELYGVFTRTSLSDMIISGGRSIDSIEPYVVRDAVTLDAHIPYQEVESLVKQSSVGTGIVVDKDLTRLVCLQKQI is encoded by the coding sequence ATGATTCTCCGAGATATAATGACCCCTATTTCTGAAACACTAAGAATAGGGGATACACTAGAAAGAGCTGTCATACTTATGAAACAGTTCAAATTTAATGTCGTCCCTGTCGTCACCAATCAAGGTGAACTTTATGGTGTTTTTACAAGAACATCTCTATCAGACATGATTATTTCTGGAGGAAGATCAATCGATTCGATTGAGCCATACGTTGTCAGGGATGCTGTTACACTTGATGCACATATTCCTTATCAAGAAGTGGAGAGCCTTGTTAAACAAAGCTCTGTCGGTACAGGAATTGTGGTTGATAAAGATTTAACTCGATTGGTGTGTTTACAAAAACAGATATGA
- a CDS encoding sigma-54 interaction domain-containing protein, with product MNEIFPQLNILSVFQSLNAEVSDFLEVKGIKYIVNRIPIVKDNEMIGAIGKVTYRQLEDVKKVFKKLELMENQVEYYKDQLKQKDMSRFQWEQIITQDEEMEKLVRTATKAAKGLSTILIRGESGTGKELFAHSIHSSSGRQLKPFVTVNCAAIPEQLLESEFFGYEDGAFTGAAHKGKIGKFDLANGGTLFLDEIGDMSLSLQAKMLRVLQEKEFYRVGGTSRVNVDVRIVAATNQPLEELVNEGKFREDLYYRLNVISLHIPPLREREADIERLIEHFMESFNSIIGTSITGVKQDALAYMKSYHWPGNVRELSNVMERAMTFAENGNIQKEDLPDYMLRTMEKVRHASKQTRMDFEWDAIENALKKCNGNKSKAAELLGISRSSLYEKLKKYS from the coding sequence GTGAATGAGATTTTCCCTCAGTTAAACATCCTATCCGTATTTCAGTCGCTAAACGCAGAGGTTAGTGACTTTTTAGAAGTAAAGGGCATTAAATATATTGTAAATCGTATACCAATCGTTAAGGACAATGAAATGATAGGGGCAATTGGTAAGGTTACATACAGACAGCTTGAAGATGTCAAGAAAGTTTTTAAGAAATTAGAGTTGATGGAGAATCAAGTCGAATATTACAAAGACCAATTAAAGCAGAAAGACATGAGTCGATTCCAATGGGAGCAGATTATCACACAGGATGAAGAAATGGAAAAACTAGTTCGGACTGCAACTAAAGCAGCGAAGGGATTATCAACAATCTTAATCCGCGGAGAGAGCGGAACCGGAAAAGAACTTTTTGCACATTCGATTCATTCTTCAAGCGGGCGTCAATTGAAACCCTTCGTCACGGTGAACTGTGCTGCGATCCCGGAACAGCTACTTGAATCGGAGTTCTTTGGTTATGAAGATGGGGCATTTACAGGTGCAGCTCATAAAGGCAAGATTGGGAAGTTTGATTTAGCTAATGGTGGGACACTTTTTCTTGATGAAATTGGAGATATGTCGCTTTCCCTTCAAGCGAAAATGCTTCGCGTCCTTCAGGAAAAAGAGTTCTATCGTGTTGGTGGAACTAGTCGTGTTAACGTTGATGTTCGAATTGTGGCCGCAACGAACCAGCCACTTGAAGAACTTGTGAATGAAGGGAAGTTTAGAGAAGATTTGTATTATCGATTAAATGTCATCTCCCTTCATATTCCTCCTCTAAGGGAGCGAGAAGCTGATATTGAACGATTAATCGAGCACTTTATGGAATCGTTTAACTCGATTATTGGGACCAGTATTACCGGTGTGAAGCAAGATGCATTGGCATATATGAAATCCTATCACTGGCCAGGTAATGTTAGGGAATTAAGCAATGTGATGGAGCGAGCGATGACGTTTGCTGAGAATGGAAATATACAAAAGGAAGATCTTCCTGACTATATGCTTCGAACAATGGAGAAAGTTCGCCATGCTTCAAAACAAACTAGAATGGATTTTGAATGGGATGCGATTGAAAATGCATTAAAGAAGTGTAATGGTAACAAATCAAAGGCAGCAGAGCTACTCGGAATCAGTCGTTCTTCTCTCTATGAAAAATTGAAAAAGTATTCATGA
- a CDS encoding AMP-binding protein, giving the protein MITGFFLGATHIIHRDFHPISTLETIDKEKITFFFGVPAMYTHLLQVPNKENFNLSSITRCAYGAAPMAPEIVKQSIELFSTDQFYNLCGLTEGGPGGIILMPEDHGTKLGSGGKAFFFTEARVVDESMEDVQVGRVGELVLRGETIMKEYYKKPEETKKVFEGGWLHTGDLAQVDEEGFITIVDRKKDMMISGGENVYSMSKK; this is encoded by the coding sequence ATGATTACAGGATTCTTCCTTGGTGCGACTCATATCATCCACCGGGATTTTCATCCAATATCCACATTGGAAACGATTGATAAGGAAAAAATCACCTTTTTCTTTGGTGTTCCTGCTATGTACACGCATCTACTTCAAGTACCGAACAAGGAGAATTTTAATCTTTCTTCGATTACGAGATGTGCCTATGGAGCAGCCCCGATGGCTCCAGAGATCGTGAAGCAAAGTATAGAATTGTTTAGTACGGACCAATTTTACAATTTATGTGGATTAACAGAAGGAGGACCTGGCGGCATCATTTTAATGCCAGAAGACCATGGAACGAAGCTTGGGAGTGGTGGAAAAGCCTTCTTCTTCACAGAAGCACGTGTCGTTGATGAGAGTATGGAAGATGTTCAAGTAGGACGAGTAGGTGAACTGGTCCTTCGCGGCGAAACCATAATGAAAGAGTACTATAAGAAACCAGAAGAAACAAAAAAAGTGTTTGAAGGAGGATGGCTTCATACCGGCGATTTAGCACAGGTTGATGAAGAAGGCTTTATCACGATTGTTGATCGAAAGAAAGATATGATGATCTCTGGTGGTGAAAATGTCTATTCTATGTCGAAGAAGTGA